The segment AGGAAAGGGCCACTTAATTGCCCGGGCTGTAGTGAAGCTAAGGAAAATGTTTCATCAGTTATTCCAAAACCCACTATTGCCAGTAGTCCATTTTTCATGGGAGCAAATTTTGTTACTAGAGAAGAACTCATTAGAAAGTGTCGAAAGTTTAATATAAAAGTGGTAACAACTATTTCTGCAAAGGGAACTCCCATGGCAATAAGGTTTATACCAACAAACTGACTAGCTCCAGCGAATACAAATAGAGACATGGATAAAGCTTGGAATAATGTCAATCCTGTTGCCTGGGCAAGAACTCCAAAGGTAATTGCAATTGGTATATAACCTATTGCAATGGGCAGAGAAGCAACAATACCATCCTTAAGTCCTCTCTGTTTAGAACAGATATCTAGTTCACTTTGCTGTATACTTTTTACTGTCATTTCTCTTTCCCCGCTCTCACTTCAGTATTCTTCTATGATACAACAAAACTACTACCCTTAGGTAGTAGTTTATTAGTTTTTTAAACTATTTCTCATAGATTCTGGTCTCAGGATAAACCAGAAAGTAGCCCCGCCTACAAAGCCACCTATGTGTGCCCACCAGGCAACCATCTGTCCGGCTCCAAATGCAGTTAAGCCACTTAGCAGCTGTAAAACAAACCAAAGCACCAAGAATAAAAGTGCGGGAACTCTAGCAATTGTAATGAAAAAGCCTATAGGTACTAGGGCTAGAACCTTTGCCTTGGGAAAGGCCAAAAAGTATGCTCCCAATACTCCTGCAATGGCACCACTAGCTCCTATAGTAGGGACAGTAGAGGTAGGATTAGTGATTATATGAGCTAAATTCCCAATAAATCCTACTGAAAGGTAGAAGAAAATATACTTTAACTTACCTAATTTATCTTCAATATTGTCACCAAAAACCCACAAATAAAGCATATTCCCGATAATATGTAATGGACTGCCATGAAGGAACATTGAGGAAAACAAGGGTATTACCCACAAGGGTTCATTAAGAAAAAGAGCTGGCAAAAAATTAGTTGTGTAAACCTGTGGGATTACTCCAAAGTTGTATATTAAAAGCGTTAGTTCCTCTTGTGGGAGACTTAACTGATAAAAAAATACTACTACGTTAATTAAGATCAAACTAACATTAACGATTGGAAAATTCTCAGCCTTTGTGCTATCTCGTAAAGGTATAATAATCTCACATCCAATTCTATTGTCTGATTCAAAGCTTCGTTACGCAACTATTTTACTATACTACTTATAGATGATACTAGTATTCCCAAAAAGTTCTCCTTAATGTTTCCCTTAGTTGCACCATAAAGCTTGTTTTGCTATAATTAATTAGATATTTTGTCAAAAAATAGCACAACTCTAGAAGGGGTGAAATAATGAGAATAAATAAAAAAGAAGTTGAACATGTTGCTTTATTAGCTAGACTTCAATTATCAAAGGCAGAAGCAGATAATTATACAGAACAGTTAAACTCCATACTTGGATGGGTAGAAAAACTAAATCAGTTGGATATTTCCGAGGTAGAGCCTACATCCCATGTGCTTCCCATGTCAAATGTTTTTAGAGAAGATAAAGTTACTACGTCATTTGGAATAGAAAAAGTGCTGGCAAATGCACCTGATTCTAAAGAAAACTTTTTTAGGGTCCCTAAGATTGTCTAAATAGGAGGTATGGGTATGGAGTTATATAATTATACCATCACAGAAATACAAGATAAATTAAAAAGTAATGAAATAAGCGTTACAGATGTTACAAAATCTGTTTTGAAAAGAATTGAAAAAAGTGATAGTAAGGTAAAAGCATATATAGAAGTTACTGGAGAAAAAGCACTTCAGGCAGCGAAAGAAATCGACGATGAAATACATAGTGAGAAGAAGCTATCTCCGCTAGCCGGTATTCCAATGGCTATAAAAGACAATATGTGTATAGATGGAATAAAAACCACATGTGGCTCCAAGATCCTTGAAAACTTTGTGTCTCCATATAATGCTACTGTTATAGAGAAACTTAACGCACAAAAAGCTATCCTTTTAGGTAAGCTGAATATGGATGAGTTTGCAATGGGTTCTTCTACAGAAAACTCAGCATTTTTCAAAACCTGCAACCCATGGGACTTAAAAAAGGTCCCGGGAGGTTCAAGTGGAGGTTCAGCTGCTAGTGTTGCATCTGATGAGGCTTTCTTTGCACTTGGTTCAGATACTGGTGGAAGTATTCGGCAGCCTGCTTCATTTTGCGGAGTTGTGGGACTTAAACCTACTTATGGCAGGGTATCGAGATATGGATTGGTAGCTTATGCATCATCCCTAGATCAGATTGGACCAATTACAAAGAGTGTAGAAGATGCAGCTATTGTTTTAGAAACTATTGCTGGACAAGATCCATTTGATTCTACTTCTGCTAATATTCCAGTTGACAATTATCGTAAAAATCTAAAAGAGGGTATCAAGGGTCTAAAAGTTGGCATACCCA is part of the Desulfitibacter sp. BRH_c19 genome and harbors:
- the gatC gene encoding glutamyl-tRNA amidotransferase (allows the formation of correctly charged Asn-tRNA(Asn) or Gln-tRNA(Gln) through the transamidation of misacylated Asp-tRNA(Asn) or Glu-tRNA(Gln) in organisms which lack either or both of asparaginyl-tRNA or glutaminyl-tRNA synthetases; reaction takes place in the presence of glutamine and ATP through an activated phospho-Asp-tRNA(Asn) or phospho-Glu-tRNA; some Mycoplasma proteins contain an N-terminal fusion to an unknown domain), which codes for MRINKKEVEHVALLARLQLSKAEADNYTEQLNSILGWVEKLNQLDISEVEPTSHVLPMSNVFREDKVTTSFGIEKVLANAPDSKENFFRVPKIV
- the gatA gene encoding glutamyl-tRNA amidotransferase (allows the formation of correctly charged Asn-tRNA(Asn) or Gln-tRNA(Gln) through the transamidation of misacylated Asp-tRNA(Asn) or Glu-tRNA(Gln) in organisms which lack either or both of asparaginyl-tRNA or glutaminyl-tRNA synthetases; reaction takes place in the presence of glutamine and ATP through an activated phospho-Asp-tRNA(Asn) or phospho-Glu-tRNA) → MELYNYTITEIQDKLKSNEISVTDVTKSVLKRIEKSDSKVKAYIEVTGEKALQAAKEIDDEIHSEKKLSPLAGIPMAIKDNMCIDGIKTTCGSKILENFVSPYNATVIEKLNAQKAILLGKLNMDEFAMGSSTENSAFFKTCNPWDLKKVPGGSSGGSAASVASDEAFFALGSDTGGSIRQPASFCGVVGLKPTYGRVSRYGLVAYASSLDQIGPITKSVEDAAIVLETIAGQDPFDSTSANIPVDNYRKNLKEGIKGLKVGIPKEYFPDELNPQVKDVVMKAAADLESMGALVEECSLPHTEHALTAYYIIAPAEASSNLARFDGVRYGYRTPVADDLLTMYRKTRQEGFGTEVKRRIIMGTYVLSSGYYDAYYLRALKVRTLVKNDLNKAFQKYDCLLTPTSPTVAFNLGEKINDPLSMYLADLFTIPANMAGIPAISVPCGFSNGLPVGLQLMGKPFDESTILKAAYAYEQNNSWYKSKPSIED
- a CDS encoding rhomboid family intramembrane serine protease, translating into MIPLRDSTKAENFPIVNVSLILINVVVFFYQLSLPQEELTLLIYNFGVIPQVYTTNFLPALFLNEPLWVIPLFSSMFLHGSPLHIIGNMLYLWVFGDNIEDKLGKLKYIFFYLSVGFIGNLAHIITNPTSTVPTIGASGAIAGVLGAYFLAFPKAKVLALVPIGFFITIARVPALLFLVLWFVLQLLSGLTAFGAGQMVAWWAHIGGFVGGATFWFILRPESMRNSLKN